Proteins encoded by one window of Bacteroidia bacterium:
- a CDS encoding T9SS type A sorting domain-containing protein, with translation MKKFILLITIYCFLIQTSEAQINLVRNYSFEDTISCITGGGQVSKARYWQIVSFTPDYFHTCSPFWQVGIPFNNFGFQWPNTGEAYMGAISYSASTPLYRECIGQQLFSALSIGVKYYVTLKVCLAFSPSTGWNAACNKIGVLLSTTNYLNDSNIINNWCQVSSDSIIKDSINWVTVRGSFIADSAYSFITIGNLFSNANTDTINLSPSNTHQVYYYLDDVCLSTDSLFCESLTVLPEVIHNTKLGIYPSPAKDKIHIENLPSSTVSIEIINVNGIIIKKIYPIGRKNLVEDISIYQEGIYILKFNYEYSENTVKFIKSNY, from the coding sequence ATGAAAAAATTTATACTATTAATTACCATTTACTGCTTTTTAATACAAACATCGGAAGCACAAATTAATTTAGTTAGAAACTATTCATTTGAAGATACAATAAGTTGTATAACAGGTGGCGGCCAAGTTTCAAAAGCAAGGTATTGGCAAATTGTATCTTTTACCCCAGATTATTTTCATACTTGTAGTCCTTTTTGGCAAGTAGGAATACCATTTAATAATTTTGGATTCCAATGGCCTAATACAGGAGAGGCTTATATGGGCGCAATTTCCTATTCCGCAAGCACACCTTTATATAGAGAATGTATTGGGCAGCAACTTTTCTCAGCTTTAAGCATAGGTGTTAAATACTATGTTACCTTGAAAGTTTGTTTAGCTTTTAGTCCAAGTACAGGTTGGAATGCTGCATGTAATAAAATAGGGGTTTTATTATCTACAACAAATTATTTAAATGATTCGAATATAATAAACAACTGGTGTCAAGTATCTTCTGATTCTATAATAAAAGATTCCATAAATTGGGTTACGGTAAGAGGGTCTTTTATTGCGGACTCCGCCTATTCTTTTATTACAATTGGTAATTTATTTAGCAATGCCAATACTGATACAATTAACTTGTCACCATCAAATACACATCAAGTATATTATTACCTTGATGATGTTTGCCTTTCTACAGATTCACTTTTTTGTGAATCATTAACTGTATTGCCTGAAGTAATTCACAATACAAAATTAGGTATTTATCCAAGCCCTGCCAAAGACAAGATACATATAGAAAACCTGCCTTCAAGCACAGTTTCGATTGAAATTATTAATGTGAACGGTATTATAATAAAAAAGATTTATCCTATAGGAAGGAAAAATTTAGTTGAAGATATTTCTATATATCAAGAAGGAATTTATATTTTAAAATTTAATTATGAATATTCAGAAAATACAGTGAAATTTATTAAATCTAACTATTAA
- a CDS encoding T9SS type A sorting domain-containing protein, with amino-acid sequence MKKLILLMLTFACSLCNAQINLVPNFGFEEYDTCPNTWDEVNLATGWSKYCPSSYTPDYFNACASPSTVGVPKSLFCYQSDHRNCGAYMGLVTWGVAVPNERELIGIQLTQSLVIGQKYFLSFYTVMGGASDGTYYYDVPSNNIGMRLSTVAYSASNPVPIDNFSHLRSTTIITDTANWIRISGSIVADSAYQYLILGNFYDDANTDTISLTCPECFNAWGYYLIDDVCISTDSSLCNGGIDALPCVVSVEENILEHQFSFYPNPATDFVRIQNNFNAPFNLSVFNALGQELYSKQNITSNNLQLDVNSYNAGLLFIKITSQNNQFTYKLLKQ; translated from the coding sequence ATGAAAAAACTTATACTTCTTATGTTAACTTTTGCTTGCAGCTTATGCAATGCACAAATTAATTTAGTGCCTAATTTTGGATTTGAAGAATACGATACGTGTCCGAATACTTGGGATGAAGTGAATCTTGCTACGGGGTGGAGTAAATATTGCCCTTCAAGTTATACGCCCGATTATTTCAATGCTTGTGCATCACCAAGTACAGTTGGTGTACCAAAAAGTTTATTCTGTTATCAATCAGATCATCGAAATTGTGGGGCTTACATGGGATTAGTTACATGGGGTGTAGCTGTTCCGAATGAAAGAGAATTAATAGGTATTCAACTAACTCAATCATTGGTTATAGGGCAAAAATATTTTCTGTCGTTTTATACTGTTATGGGTGGAGCAAGTGATGGAACATATTATTACGATGTTCCTTCCAATAATATTGGAATGCGTTTATCAACCGTTGCTTATTCGGCTTCTAATCCTGTTCCTATTGACAACTTTTCTCATTTACGCTCTACTACAATAATTACAGATACAGCTAACTGGATTAGGATTTCGGGTAGTATTGTAGCGGATTCGGCTTATCAATATTTGATTTTGGGTAATTTTTATGATGATGCGAATACTGATACCATATCACTCACTTGTCCTGAATGTTTTAATGCGTGGGGTTATTATTTAATTGATGATGTTTGTATAAGTACTGATTCCAGCCTGTGTAACGGTGGTATTGATGCCTTGCCTTGTGTGGTTTCCGTTGAAGAAAACATTCTTGAACATCAATTTTCTTTTTACCCGAATCCTGCAACTGATTTTGTTAGGATTCAAAATAACTTTAATGCTCCTTTTAATCTAAGCGTTTTTAATGCACTTGGGCAAGAACTTTACAGTAAACAAAATATTACTTCCAATAACCTGCAACTGGATGTAAATAGCTACAATGCAGGTTTGCTTTTTATTAAAATCACTTCGCAAAACAATCAATTTACATATAAACTTTTAAAACAATAG
- a CDS encoding T9SS type A sorting domain-containing protein codes for MKKLILLILTFAYNLCNAQINLVPNPSFEDTVACPTNVMMIDSTVGWSSYRLSPDYFNSCNQNGHAGVPANDWGYQYAKTGDAYAGIVTYAKFATDFREMIGIQLLQALTVGQKYYLSFYVNNSRDSSSHYNAASNKMGAKFLTTAYSQASPIPIDNFAHIYSDSIITDSINWIKISGSFIANLAYQYLAIGNFFSDSTCTHILLDSLASMAYYYIDDVKLSTDSDFVNSIHAIDNIDLVQIFPNPARDWIVVEGRNITSIEVFDLCGKLIIPKITVSSFKTQVDISTLSYGVYIVKTNTSIDTYRNKFIHF; via the coding sequence ATGAAAAAACTTATACTACTTATTTTAACTTTTGCTTACAACCTTTGCAATGCACAAATTAATTTAGTACCCAACCCCTCCTTTGAGGATACTGTTGCTTGTCCAACTAACGTAATGATGATTGATAGTACTGTAGGATGGAGCAGTTACCGATTATCCCCTGATTATTTTAATTCATGTAATCAAAACGGACATGCGGGTGTACCAGCTAATGATTGGGGATATCAATATGCTAAAACAGGTGATGCTTATGCAGGAATTGTAACTTATGCAAAATTTGCAACTGATTTTAGAGAAATGATAGGTATTCAGCTATTGCAAGCTCTTACAGTTGGACAAAAATATTATTTATCATTTTATGTTAATAACTCTCGGGATAGCTCAAGTCATTATAATGCAGCCTCTAACAAAATGGGAGCTAAATTTTTAACCACAGCGTATTCCCAAGCAAGCCCTATTCCGATAGACAATTTCGCTCATATTTATTCTGATTCAATAATTACTGATTCCATAAATTGGATAAAAATTTCAGGCTCTTTTATAGCTAATTTAGCCTACCAGTATTTAGCAATAGGTAATTTTTTTTCCGATTCAACTTGTACACACATCTTATTAGACAGCCTCGCTTCAATGGCTTATTATTACATTGATGATGTCAAGCTTTCCACCGATTCCGACTTTGTTAATTCAATTCATGCAATTGATAATATTGATTTAGTTCAAATTTTTCCGAATCCTGCAAGGGATTGGATAGTAGTGGAAGGAAGAAATATTACATCAATTGAGGTATTTGATTTATGCGGAAAATTAATAATTCCTAAAATAACAGTTTCTTCTTTCAAAACACAAGTAGATATTTCTACTTTAAGCTATGGAGTTTATATTGTTAAAACAAATACCTCAATTGATACATACAGAAACAAATTTATTCACTTTTAA